A window of the Candidatus Gastranaerophilales bacterium genome harbors these coding sequences:
- the gcvPB gene encoding aminomethyl-transferring glycine dehydrogenase subunit GcvPB, giving the protein MGKTIFEKSNRPAIAEVKDIDNLDEVYIRKTAPNLPELSEGEVVRHFFNLSKKNFCLDEGFYPLGSCTMKYNPKINEWAANLDGFLNIHPNQSDDTLQGALALMYHLQKQLCAVTGMDAVSLQPAAGAHGELAGLMVIKAYFETKGLKKTKIIVPDSAHGTNPASAKMCGFEVVEIKSNQDGLVDIEELKKALDDDIAGLMLTNPNTLGLFERDILEISSLVHQAGGLLYYDGANLNAIMGITNPAIMGFDVVHVNLHKTFSTPHGGGGPGAGPVGVVQKLAEFLPVPVIGYKDKKYYRDYSLPNSIGKVRSFFGNFGILVRAYTYITMMGKDLKKASEDAVLNANYIKEKLKDYYEVPFDRHCMHEFVMTSHNQKEYGINTLMLAKRLIDYGFHPPTIYFPLIVHEAMMIEPTETESKATLDEFINVMIKLAQDVKENQEDFINAPSNAPVKKVDETFAARNPNLKWD; this is encoded by the coding sequence GTGGGGAAAACAATTTTTGAAAAATCAAACCGACCTGCAATAGCAGAAGTGAAGGATATAGATAATCTTGATGAAGTTTACATAAGAAAAACGGCGCCAAACCTGCCGGAACTTAGCGAAGGCGAAGTGGTAAGGCACTTTTTTAATCTTTCAAAAAAGAATTTTTGTTTGGACGAGGGCTTTTATCCTTTGGGTTCCTGTACCATGAAATATAACCCGAAAATTAACGAGTGGGCGGCTAATCTTGACGGATTTTTGAATATACACCCTAACCAGAGTGATGATACTCTTCAAGGCGCATTAGCTCTTATGTATCACTTACAAAAACAGCTTTGTGCAGTTACGGGCATGGATGCGGTGAGTTTGCAGCCGGCAGCAGGTGCGCATGGCGAACTTGCAGGTTTAATGGTTATTAAAGCTTATTTTGAAACTAAAGGTCTTAAAAAGACAAAAATTATAGTACCTGATTCAGCCCACGGCACAAACCCTGCCAGCGCTAAAATGTGCGGCTTTGAAGTGGTAGAAATAAAATCAAACCAAGACGGGCTGGTTGATATTGAAGAACTTAAAAAAGCTCTTGACGATGATATCGCGGGCTTGATGCTTACAAACCCAAATACTTTGGGGTTGTTTGAGCGTGATATTTTAGAAATCTCGTCTTTGGTACATCAGGCAGGCGGATTGCTTTACTACGACGGAGCGAACCTTAACGCTATTATGGGGATTACAAACCCTGCTATTATGGGCTTTGACGTAGTGCATGTTAATTTGCACAAAACTTTTTCCACCCCTCATGGCGGAGGCGGACCCGGGGCAGGCCCCGTCGGTGTTGTGCAAAAACTGGCAGAATTCTTGCCTGTACCTGTTATAGGCTACAAAGATAAAAAATACTACCGTGATTATTCTCTGCCAAATTCTATAGGCAAAGTCCGCTCGTTCTTCGGAAATTTCGGTATTTTAGTCAGAGCCTATACTTATATAACCATGATGGGCAAAGACTTAAAAAAAGCCAGTGAAGATGCTGTTTTGAACGCTAATTATATCAAAGAAAAATTAAAGGATTACTATGAAGTGCCGTTTGACAGGCATTGTATGCATGAATTCGTAATGACAAGCCATAACCAAAAAGAATACGGGATAAACACCCTTATGCTTGCTAAAAGGCTTATAGATTACGGATTTCATCCGCCTACAATTTATTTCCCTCTGATTGTTCATGAAGCAATGATGATAGAGCCTACAGAAACAGAGTCAAAGGCAACTTTAGACGAGTTTATTAATGTGATGATAAAACTGGCACAGGATGTAAAAGAAAACCAGGAAGATTTTATCAATGCACCGTCTAACGCTCCCGTTAAAAAAGTCGATGAAACCTTTGCCGCAAGAAATCCTAATCTTAAGTGGGATTAA
- a CDS encoding pitrilysin family protein: MYINSIDFNNNKIKADKNFKSNASVPLRNDETVLSKSASAALRNVSFRQKNYTFLEDVKIPYLDVNAKLFVLKNGQKLLVIKKDGPTVVKTHFKVGSMNENDNIRGISHYIEHNLFNGSKNYKAGEFVDNVIKMGGKYNASTGFNVTDYFVVNPLSSKEELAKTVNMHSDMIVNPDFSVDMLEKEKGPVISEIQMIGDNPQNKTLNALLKNLFQIKTNAQDLVGGSVENIRNLDRDTVLKFYNTYYTPDNAISVVISSEDEEKVAATMSEEFKDFVKTTNTPKYHEELTPVTKSVRQDLVSTNTQSTIIQLGFAVPSVKEEKIALTLLLQVLAMYKNSRLQKAMDKYGADISTVIENIGTKPTDPQAVIFNTSTPKGNQEEILKDIYQEIHNVNINGISESELNIAKEKLKNFINQTGESNMGITSLLASTILDEGNLDTLKNLDKIIEGIKPQDVQNISKKYLDLNKVSIALTHPAKKKDNVSFGGKVQNAQNINFYRLPNNIELTTGNTHDAKISAIKFELKCPELQDEKPGVSSMLRGMLTKGTSLMSEEEFSNINDINSIEKNISGSYNSIVFNFKAPSDKIKTVIEQFRRNIYAPVLTQENFDKVKQELKNSYLSSPKVALDKGVELLYGNHPLGTGSGKAYRNLDNLTLNDVIEHYNKILYNSAFTATATMDFDKNKEALGNLYSELAQIKQQYKPATLGQKPLIKELDSAKIALETVNRSQADIVQLFRIEETGNVKDKVTMSLLNEILGGNSNSRLFNDLRETQKLAYRVNSFYESSDNEGILALNIMTTTDNTQVPQYDNVKKSLEGFKKHINQLITTPVSQEELNAAKRQLKSKIAFLKESTQGKNQITSISMKSPYKKEYPDEMLKAIDSATAEDIQKIAGHYLTKPSVVSIVASKATIDNNADYLQSFAGK; this comes from the coding sequence ATGTATATTAATTCTATAGATTTTAATAATAATAAAATTAAGGCGGATAAAAATTTCAAAAGTAACGCCAGTGTGCCGTTAAGAAATGATGAAACCGTCCTGTCTAAAAGTGCTTCCGCTGCCCTTAGGAATGTAAGTTTCAGACAAAAAAACTACACTTTTTTAGAAGATGTGAAAATCCCTTATTTGGACGTCAACGCCAAATTATTTGTACTAAAAAACGGACAAAAACTGTTGGTTATTAAAAAGGACGGACCTACTGTTGTAAAAACACACTTCAAAGTCGGTTCAATGAACGAAAATGACAATATACGAGGTATAAGCCACTATATTGAACACAACCTGTTTAACGGTTCTAAAAATTATAAGGCCGGTGAATTCGTCGACAACGTAATAAAAATGGGCGGTAAATACAATGCCAGCACAGGTTTTAATGTAACGGACTATTTCGTTGTAAATCCTCTTTCAAGTAAAGAGGAACTGGCTAAAACAGTAAACATGCACTCGGATATGATAGTAAACCCTGATTTTTCAGTTGACATGCTTGAAAAGGAAAAAGGCCCCGTTATATCCGAAATTCAAATGATTGGCGATAATCCGCAAAATAAAACGTTAAATGCTCTGCTTAAAAACCTGTTCCAAATCAAAACAAACGCTCAGGATTTGGTGGGCGGCAGCGTCGAAAATATACGAAATTTAGACAGAGATACCGTTCTTAAGTTTTATAATACTTACTATACCCCGGATAATGCCATCAGTGTGGTGATTTCAAGTGAAGATGAAGAAAAAGTTGCAGCTACTATGAGCGAAGAGTTCAAGGATTTTGTAAAAACAACTAATACCCCAAAATATCACGAAGAATTAACCCCCGTAACCAAAAGCGTGAGGCAGGATTTGGTTTCAACAAACACACAATCAACAATAATTCAGCTGGGCTTTGCCGTTCCCTCGGTTAAAGAAGAAAAAATCGCTTTAACCCTTCTTCTTCAAGTGCTTGCTATGTATAAAAACTCACGGCTTCAAAAAGCAATGGATAAATACGGTGCAGATATTTCAACGGTAATAGAAAATATCGGAACTAAACCAACAGACCCTCAAGCCGTAATCTTTAACACTTCTACCCCAAAAGGAAATCAGGAAGAAATCTTAAAAGATATTTATCAAGAAATTCACAACGTAAACATAAATGGGATTTCAGAGTCCGAACTTAATATAGCAAAAGAAAAATTAAAAAACTTCATTAACCAAACAGGCGAGTCAAATATGGGGATTACTTCTCTGCTCGCTTCTACAATACTGGATGAGGGTAATCTTGATACTTTAAAAAACCTTGATAAAATTATTGAAGGCATAAAACCGCAAGATGTTCAAAATATTTCCAAAAAATATCTCGACCTTAATAAGGTTTCCATTGCACTTACGCACCCTGCTAAAAAGAAGGATAACGTATCCTTCGGCGGAAAAGTACAAAATGCCCAAAATATAAACTTCTACCGTCTTCCGAATAATATCGAACTAACAACCGGTAATACCCATGATGCAAAAATCAGCGCAATAAAATTTGAACTGAAATGCCCTGAATTACAGGATGAAAAACCGGGCGTGTCATCAATGCTTAGAGGCATGCTTACAAAAGGCACATCTTTAATGAGCGAGGAAGAATTCAGCAACATTAACGATATAAACAGTATCGAAAAAAACATTTCAGGAAGCTACAATTCAATAGTCTTTAATTTCAAAGCCCCTTCTGACAAAATAAAAACCGTGATTGAACAGTTCAGAAGAAATATATATGCCCCCGTACTTACACAGGAAAACTTTGACAAGGTAAAACAAGAACTGAAAAACTCATATCTAAGCAGTCCTAAGGTTGCTTTAGATAAAGGGGTAGAGCTTCTATACGGCAATCATCCCTTGGGCACCGGCTCCGGAAAAGCTTACAGAAATCTCGACAATTTAACCCTGAATGATGTAATAGAACATTATAACAAAATTCTTTACAATAGCGCATTTACAGCTACAGCAACAATGGATTTTGACAAAAATAAAGAAGCATTGGGAAATCTTTACAGCGAACTTGCTCAAATTAAACAACAATACAAGCCTGCTACCCTCGGGCAAAAGCCTTTAATAAAAGAGCTTGATTCTGCTAAAATAGCCTTAGAAACAGTTAACAGAAGCCAGGCCGATATAGTTCAGCTATTTAGGATTGAAGAAACAGGCAATGTAAAAGATAAGGTAACAATGTCGCTTTTAAATGAAATTCTCGGCGGCAACAGCAATTCAAGATTGTTTAACGACCTAAGAGAAACCCAAAAGCTTGCCTATAGAGTTAATTCTTTCTATGAATCATCGGACAACGAAGGAATACTTGCTCTAAATATAATGACAACAACCGATAATACACAGGTTCCGCAATATGACAACGTTAAAAAGTCATTGGAAGGGTTTAAAAAGCATATAAATCAACTGATAACAACACCTGTTTCACAAGAAGAATTAAACGCTGCAAAACGCCAGCTGAAAAGCAAAATAGCATTCTTAAAAGAATCCACTCAGGGCAAAAATCAAATCACAAGTATTTCGATGAAAAGCCCCTATAAAAAAGAGTACCCGGATGAAATGCTTAAAGCAATAGACAGCGCAACGGCAGAAGATATTCAAAAAATTGCCGGACATTATTTGACCAAGCCTTCCGTTGTTTCAATCGTTGCAAGCAAGGCTACCATTGATAATAATGCGGATTATCTTCAATCATTTGCAGGAAAATAA
- a CDS encoding FAD-dependent oxidoreductase gives MKNKTYDVIIFGGGLSGCACAFGAAEKGLKVLIVEKLTFLGGSATGGLVFPMMKNQLQDGTDLNSGFFKELTERLQKNNGGITFKDGNKGWFNPEVLKYTLDEYCEELGVEVLFDSVVTSAETTGKQVLSAEIFTCGQKFSLKSKYFVDATGNADFSSLCGVDFENGDNGKNQAFTLRFIMSNIDMEEFAQFLESLDDEKVSPVYRLDNGEIHLSTAYTYDDKDWKLKPFFEEAVKNGDLTFEDTAYFQIFTIPAQPASIGFNCPRISSSRQLNPLNPDDISFALMQGRSQIRRLERFCKKYLPGFKKAYVSQSAPMLGVRDSRRIKGSYILNEEDILNCTKFKDAVAKSNYPIDVHSYHKNKGELRFVKENDYYEIPVECTLNPKYTNLLTLGRAISATFLAQASLRIMPNCISTGENAADYICKKLQS, from the coding sequence ATGAAAAACAAAACATACGATGTAATAATCTTTGGCGGCGGTTTGTCCGGGTGTGCCTGCGCTTTTGGTGCGGCAGAAAAAGGGCTTAAAGTATTAATAGTGGAAAAACTCACATTTTTAGGCGGCAGCGCTACAGGCGGACTGGTTTTCCCCATGATGAAAAATCAGCTTCAGGACGGAACTGACTTAAACTCCGGTTTTTTCAAAGAGCTGACGGAAAGATTACAAAAAAACAACGGCGGTATTACTTTCAAAGACGGCAATAAAGGCTGGTTTAACCCTGAAGTCTTAAAATACACGCTCGATGAATATTGTGAAGAGCTGGGGGTAGAAGTTCTTTTCGACAGCGTGGTAACATCTGCCGAAACTACGGGGAAACAAGTATTAAGCGCAGAAATTTTCACCTGCGGGCAAAAATTTTCTTTAAAATCAAAATATTTTGTTGACGCAACAGGCAACGCTGATTTTTCATCATTATGCGGTGTTGATTTTGAAAACGGCGACAACGGTAAAAATCAGGCTTTTACCCTGCGTTTTATAATGTCAAATATTGATATGGAAGAATTTGCGCAATTTTTAGAATCACTTGATGATGAAAAAGTTTCTCCGGTTTATCGCCTTGATAACGGCGAGATACATCTTTCTACGGCATATACTTATGACGATAAAGATTGGAAGCTTAAACCTTTTTTTGAAGAAGCAGTAAAAAACGGGGATTTAACGTTTGAAGACACCGCTTATTTTCAGATTTTTACAATCCCGGCGCAGCCTGCAAGCATAGGCTTTAACTGCCCCAGGATTTCAAGCAGCCGTCAGCTGAACCCTCTAAATCCCGATGATATAAGCTTTGCACTTATGCAAGGGCGGTCTCAGATAAGAAGGTTGGAGCGGTTTTGCAAAAAATATCTTCCGGGCTTTAAAAAAGCCTACGTATCTCAAAGCGCACCCATGCTAGGGGTTAGAGATTCAAGAAGGATAAAAGGCAGCTACATTTTAAACGAGGAAGATATTTTAAACTGTACCAAGTTCAAAGATGCCGTTGCAAAATCCAATTACCCTATAGATGTTCATTCTTACCATAAAAACAAGGGTGAATTACGCTTTGTAAAAGAAAACGATTACTACGAAATCCCTGTTGAATGTACTTTAAACCCTAAATATACGAATTTGCTTACTTTAGGCAGAGCAATCAGCGCAACATTTCTGGCACAGGCTTCCTTGCGAATAATGCCAAACTGCATTTCAACAGGTGAAAATGCGGCCGATTATATATGTAAAAAGTTACAAAGCTAA